In one window of Methanolobus mangrovi DNA:
- a CDS encoding phosphotransferase codes for MKYYVNTLYPGDCFRDWLVEILGERIRNKNCEVDVFKYDPSSHTVCRYKFRGEKYSVVAKFFAEPRGKLKRYNAYEAMTNEYNNLKRVEQFINVPKPIGINQHFNCVLVTEYISGKSLFRYMENERNLYDRLTSVAHMLRRLHDCTDGYYNREREFANFHHVLDQLKLDNSTRQVFNELLGNWWHSPLLDRYSGCMVHRDATPSNYIFRKSVPYALDFESSWEGGNAVRDLGILCSELKNYFEFNKGSGTNAEPYIGHFLWHYSRSEDDFRYVTQVLPFFMSLGLLRSARLHRRYPHYNYLIKEALECLKTLR; via the coding sequence TTGAAGTATTATGTGAACACTCTTTATCCGGGCGACTGTTTCAGGGATTGGCTTGTGGAAATTCTCGGTGAAAGAATACGGAATAAGAACTGTGAGGTTGATGTTTTCAAGTATGATCCTTCTTCACATACCGTATGCAGGTATAAGTTCAGGGGGGAAAAGTACAGTGTTGTAGCCAAGTTCTTTGCCGAACCACGTGGTAAACTTAAAAGATACAATGCCTATGAGGCAATGACAAACGAATACAACAACCTCAAGAGAGTGGAACAATTCATAAACGTTCCAAAGCCCATAGGAATAAACCAGCATTTCAATTGTGTTCTTGTGACCGAATATATCTCGGGCAAATCTCTTTTCCGTTACATGGAGAACGAAAGGAACCTTTATGACCGCCTGACATCGGTTGCGCACATGCTAAGGCGGCTCCATGACTGCACAGATGGTTATTATAATCGTGAGAGGGAATTTGCAAATTTCCATCATGTTCTGGACCAACTCAAGCTCGATAATTCCACCAGGCAGGTTTTCAATGAATTGCTTGGGAATTGGTGGCACAGTCCGCTCCTTGACCGTTATTCCGGCTGCATGGTTCACAGGGATGCTACTCCCTCTAACTACATCTTCAGAAAAAGTGTTCCATATGCCCTTGATTTTGAAAGTTCATGGGAGGGCGGTAATGCTGTAAGGGATCTGGGTATATTGTGCTCGGAGCTGAAGAACTATTTCGAGTTCAACAAAGGTTCAGGAACAAATGCCGAACCATATATTGGGCATTTTCTCTGGCATTACAGCAGAAGTGAAGATGATTTCCGCTATGTAACGCAGGTCTTGCCATTCTTCATGAGTCTTGGGCTATTGAGGTCTGCGAGATTACACCGGAGATACCCGCATTATAATTATCTAATAAAGGAGGCTCTTGAATGCCTGAAGACTCTCAGATAA
- a CDS encoding nitrilase-related carbon-nitrogen hydrolase codes for MKTVKVACIQMNVSVCSKNDNLQRALQMSEEAVSREAELLVFPEVFSTGFCYDRIEEVAEDVPGPTIEALCDFSKEHDCILAGSMIERREKDSTNKKGQLSQCNLGFCIESGKLVGSHRKVQLYGPEKEYFASGASITPIKLKKHDISVGLIICNELRYPEVARKLAVEGADIFVSSAEIPDFYAHPWRIMSISRAIENQLPHVACNRVGRGKRTIYPGGSLITDGWGRILEEAGKEETVLIGKIDLDKAKDIKQKGSILQDLRNDLY; via the coding sequence GTGAAAACAGTGAAAGTTGCCTGCATCCAGATGAATGTCTCTGTTTGTTCAAAGAATGATAATCTTCAGCGTGCTCTTCAAATGTCAGAAGAAGCAGTTTCCAGAGAAGCTGAGTTGCTTGTTTTCCCTGAAGTATTCTCCACTGGCTTTTGTTATGATAGGATAGAAGAGGTTGCAGAAGATGTTCCCGGTCCGACAATTGAAGCTCTTTGTGATTTCTCAAAGGAACATGACTGCATCCTTGCAGGTTCAATGATAGAAAGAAGAGAAAAGGATTCAACGAACAAAAAAGGTCAGCTTTCTCAATGTAATCTGGGTTTTTGTATCGAATCAGGAAAACTGGTGGGTTCACACCGAAAGGTTCAGCTTTACGGGCCGGAAAAAGAATATTTTGCATCCGGTGCCAGCATAACTCCTATCAAACTGAAAAAGCACGATATTTCAGTCGGACTTATTATATGTAACGAACTTCGCTACCCGGAAGTTGCACGAAAACTGGCAGTTGAAGGTGCAGACATTTTTGTATCATCAGCCGAGATCCCGGATTTTTACGCTCATCCCTGGCGTATTATGTCTATTTCCAGGGCTATTGAAAATCAACTTCCTCATGTAGCCTGCAACAGGGTTGGAAGAGGAAAGCGTACAATTTATCCTGGTGGTTCTTTGATCACAGATGGTTGGGGTCGTATTTTGGAGGAAGCTGGGAAAGAGGAAACTGTTCTCATCGGGAAAATTGACCTTGATAAAGCAAAGGACATCAAACAAAAGGGCTCTATTCTACAGGATCTAAGAAATGATCTTTACTGA
- a CDS encoding HAD family hydrolase: MPEDSQIKGMIFDCYGTLIDIHTDESSFYTYDALSKWLQYQGVKIDPLVLKEGYRNKAKSIVESSTESHPEIKVDEVFESICSENAIWEIDAKKLGIETSRVFRSASLRTIEAYPQSLMFLEKYRDLPKCIVSNGQRVFSELELQFLGLHQYFDFIIFSSDVGYKKPDTRMFERAMEIMGLEAHEVMSIGDTPENDIFPPQELGMQAMHIQDAWKEVEGTEKADANTGNKDEEA, translated from the coding sequence ATGCCTGAAGACTCTCAGATAAAAGGTATGATATTCGATTGTTATGGTACGCTGATAGATATCCACACTGACGAAAGCAGTTTTTACACTTATGATGCCTTAAGCAAGTGGTTGCAGTATCAGGGAGTGAAGATAGACCCTCTTGTATTGAAGGAAGGATATCGTAACAAAGCAAAGTCTATAGTTGAATCTTCTACAGAGTCCCATCCCGAAATAAAGGTTGATGAGGTCTTTGAGTCGATATGCAGCGAGAATGCCATATGGGAGATCGATGCAAAGAAATTGGGCATTGAAACTTCCCGGGTATTCAGGTCCGCATCCCTGCGCACGATAGAAGCCTATCCGCAAAGCCTGATGTTTCTTGAAAAATACAGGGATTTGCCCAAATGCATAGTATCTAACGGACAGCGTGTTTTCTCAGAACTGGAATTGCAATTCCTGGGACTGCATCAGTACTTTGATTTCATTATTTTCTCTTCTGATGTAGGTTACAAGAAACCCGACACACGGATGTTTGAACGAGCAATGGAGATCATGGGTCTTGAAGCTCATGAAGTGATGTCCATAGGTGATACGCCTGAGAATGATATCTTCCCGCCACAGGAACTTGGAATGCAGGCAATGCATATTCAAGATGCATGGAAAGAAGTTGAAGGAACAGAAAAAGCAGATGCGAATACAGGAAATAAAGATGAAGAAGCTTAG
- a CDS encoding gamma carbonic anhydrase family protein, with amino-acid sequence MILKFKSSNPDISDSAFVADNATVIGDVIISDESSVWFSAVIRGDVSSIHIGKRSNVQDNVVIHTSDKHNVEIGDDVTIGHCAVVHGCKIASNVLIGMNATVLDGAEIGENCIIGANALVPPGKKIPAGSLVVGVPGKVQRQLTDDDIVHIKENAAVYVRLLKEYKSMQDE; translated from the coding sequence ATGATCCTTAAATTCAAATCTTCAAATCCTGATATTTCAGATTCTGCTTTTGTAGCTGACAATGCAACTGTAATAGGTGATGTTATTATCTCGGACGAGTCCAGTGTATGGTTCAGTGCGGTAATCCGTGGTGATGTAAGTTCCATCCATATAGGAAAAAGGTCAAATGTTCAGGACAACGTTGTCATTCACACATCAGACAAGCATAATGTTGAGATAGGCGATGATGTAACGATTGGTCACTGCGCCGTGGTTCATGGCTGTAAGATTGCCAGCAACGTACTCATCGGGATGAACGCCACGGTGCTGGATGGTGCAGAGATAGGAGAGAACTGTATCATCGGTGCAAATGCACTCGTGCCACCGGGGAAAAAGATACCAGCGGGAAGTCTTGTTGTTGGAGTGCCGGGGAAGGTACAGAGGCAACTCACAGATGATGACATCGTTCACATAAAAGAAAATGCGGCAGTATACGTCCGATTGCTCAAAGAATACAAAAGTATGCAGGATGAATAA
- a CDS encoding CBS domain-containing protein has protein sequence MIVGDIMTKDPVYVRETDLMTYARQVMRDNRLHGLPVLDENDRVVGMLDVQDILRIRSNRSEVTVGGYASESPLITPDMEIRDAAKLLFDAQQNRAPVVNSSTDKTIAGILSDSNILQHVRLTKLPRKTVDDIMNTKVTTAYHDDTISGIWGNMLDGKYTGVPVISHAEEVLGIITRSDIIKAGFARTGNRSSDFHDSLSGDAPKVERMMSTPLYSVSPGTLISKAIEAIVHYDVGRICVTDDKKLMGMVDRFSLMKECLAVQGFE, from the coding sequence ATGATAGTTGGGGACATAATGACTAAAGACCCGGTATATGTAAGAGAGACTGATCTAATGACATATGCCAGGCAGGTAATGCGTGATAACCGTTTGCATGGTCTTCCAGTGCTGGATGAAAATGACCGTGTAGTAGGCATGCTGGATGTTCAGGACATTCTCAGGATACGGTCGAACAGGTCTGAAGTAACAGTTGGGGGTTATGCTAGTGAATCTCCGCTTATAACTCCTGATATGGAAATACGTGATGCGGCAAAATTGCTGTTCGATGCACAGCAAAACCGTGCACCTGTGGTGAATTCATCCACCGACAAGACCATAGCAGGAATACTGAGCGATAGCAATATCCTGCAGCATGTCCGTCTTACGAAACTCCCTAGGAAAACCGTAGATGATATCATGAACACGAAGGTAACGACTGCATATCATGATGACACTATTTCCGGGATATGGGGTAATATGCTGGATGGGAAGTACACAGGTGTACCGGTAATATCGCATGCGGAAGAAGTTCTTGGGATTATCACCAGAAGCGATATAATAAAAGCCGGATTTGCCAGGACAGGTAACCGTTCAAGTGATTTCCATGACAGCCTGTCAGGAGATGCCCCTAAAGTTGAAAGAATGATGTCTACTCCACTTTATTCAGTCAGCCCGGGTACACTGATATCCAAAGCCATTGAAGCCATTGTTCACTATGATGTCGGACGTATATGTGTCACTGACGATAAGAAGCTCATGGGTATGGTGGACAGATTCTCCCTTATGAAAGAATGCCTTGCAGTTCAGGGTTTTGAATAA
- a CDS encoding DUF5788 family protein translates to MPESAKDNMISEWERKQLLAALHARLFWVGEEVPYSVEIKGEKCKPHDLVWDLINKDTLSDDDVRHIDTYISYIREKEKEDELKLATSKLTRKDAKALFNETAGLLRAIMDLREIEDGTAKEKEQEFRDTFSRERVDEARRWLQFLKDSGTLE, encoded by the coding sequence ATGCCCGAATCAGCTAAGGACAATATGATCTCCGAATGGGAAAGAAAACAGCTTCTTGCAGCGTTGCATGCCCGGCTTTTCTGGGTAGGCGAGGAAGTGCCGTATTCAGTGGAGATCAAAGGAGAAAAATGCAAGCCGCATGACCTGGTTTGGGATCTCATAAACAAAGATACGCTATCAGATGATGATGTCAGGCATATTGATACATACATCTCCTATATCCGGGAAAAGGAAAAAGAGGATGAGCTGAAATTAGCAACAAGCAAACTCACACGAAAGGATGCAAAGGCTCTTTTCAACGAGACTGCCGGGCTTCTCAGGGCGATAATGGATCTCAGGGAGATTGAGGACGGAACTGCTAAAGAGAAGGAACAGGAATTTCGTGATACATTTTCCAGGGAACGTGTAGATGAAGCACGCAGGTGGCTTCAATTCCTGAAAGATAGTGGAACATTGGAATAG
- a CDS encoding MarR family winged helix-turn-helix transcriptional regulator, whose protein sequence is MHDNDFSGKFISYLHRYGQIYIDNKMEPYGIGSGQFSFLVQLYHEDGVNQECLSNYLKIDKATTTRAIKKLVHEGYVFKTIDEKDRRSYRIFLTDKGRKLEPDMKKIAAEWENILFSNLDRTQREDIISSLETMFKNVSERMQDK, encoded by the coding sequence ATGCATGATAATGATTTCAGTGGAAAGTTCATCTCATACCTCCACCGATATGGACAGATCTACATTGATAACAAAATGGAACCATACGGCATAGGAAGTGGACAGTTCTCTTTTCTCGTGCAATTGTATCACGAAGATGGTGTCAATCAGGAATGTCTTTCAAACTATCTGAAGATCGATAAAGCCACAACTACGAGGGCTATAAAAAAACTTGTACATGAAGGTTATGTTTTCAAAACCATCGATGAGAAAGACAGGCGGTCATACAGGATATTTCTTACCGATAAAGGGAGAAAGTTGGAACCTGATATGAAAAAGATAGCCGCAGAGTGGGAAAATATCCTTTTTTCGAATCTAGATCGGACTCAAAGAGAAGATATCATTAGTTCACTTGAAACTATGTTCAAAAACGTATCCGAAAGAATGCAGGATAAATAG
- a CDS encoding PrsW family intramembrane metalloprotease, producing MEDQTDYEEIVNQRNHSWLKVFTGGLLLYIFGVFALAITRNSNIFPTVVMLGNFLVPITYVAFFYQRRHLSKLDLPTTALAFFYGGMLGVLAAATLEPIFLSQHKLYFSFEVGLIEEFAKIIGVLIIAKRCFHDSEMDGLILGAASGMGFAALESTGYAFTAFLASGGSLSQTVLITLVRGVISPIGHGTWTAILVSVMFRESGPRIFHINYKVIGTYLTVAALHGLWNGLPEVLAIFPQTVVNVFTGQVLVAILGFFLLWRRYNEAKRLQIEKLRLGIPETPCWK from the coding sequence ATGGAAGACCAGACCGACTACGAGGAAATAGTTAACCAGCGAAACCATTCCTGGCTTAAAGTATTCACCGGCGGATTACTCTTGTATATATTTGGAGTGTTTGCACTTGCAATAACCCGCAATAGCAACATCTTTCCAACGGTGGTTATGCTCGGAAACTTTCTGGTCCCAATCACATATGTGGCATTTTTTTACCAGAGAAGACATTTGAGCAAACTCGACCTGCCAACAACCGCCCTAGCTTTTTTCTATGGAGGAATGCTGGGAGTGCTGGCTGCAGCTACACTGGAACCAATATTTCTTTCACAGCATAAATTGTACTTTTCCTTTGAAGTCGGACTTATAGAAGAGTTTGCCAAGATAATTGGAGTACTGATCATCGCAAAACGCTGTTTCCATGATTCTGAAATGGACGGACTCATACTTGGTGCAGCTTCAGGAATGGGCTTTGCAGCACTTGAAAGCACAGGCTACGCTTTCACAGCATTTCTGGCAAGTGGCGGCAGCCTGTCACAGACTGTCCTGATAACTCTTGTAAGAGGAGTTATCTCTCCCATAGGACACGGCACATGGACGGCCATTCTTGTCAGTGTGATGTTCAGGGAAAGCGGACCACGGATATTCCACATAAACTACAAGGTCATCGGCACATATCTGACAGTAGCCGCCCTTCACGGACTATGGAACGGCCTGCCCGAAGTGTTAGCCATATTCCCGCAAACGGTGGTAAATGTATTCACAGGACAGGTACTTGTGGCAATTTTAGGCTTTTTCCTGCTCTGGAGAAGATACAACGAAGCAAAGAGACTCCAGATAGAAAAACTGAGACTGGGAATACCTGAAACTCCATGCTGGAAATGA
- a CDS encoding MFS transporter: MQFKKIHLLMLCVTAFFAMAGSAILAPVLPDMVKPLNTTSHEIGLMISVYTISTAIFTLAIGHFIDRVKRKSILVPCLILYGLMGLISYFVADLQALLVMRFIQGIGVAGMMSLSMLIIGDVYKGHDSLHAMSRVSMAIAIGTVSAPLIGGGLAILGWNYPFLFYALALPFAALVILFLPETSVKKENDSHKGILNVLPALRDLRILYTVFLSFAVFFLLFSVIIYMPFMLKAVFGYTAKQAGMTLAFQGMAVILMASRVKGLVTKYSMMKVISTGFAILGLAILSISFANSIIVVLLLMLVFGAGYGLAQTTIDAQIIHISPSESRGGVLSIHNTMKYTGQSLSPIVLGIILLHFDINTVFMISGILGLLIALTTYLMKNMFEKTGDVHVKNTKTSLPYSVCPEPLDDR; this comes from the coding sequence ATGCAATTTAAAAAAATTCACCTTTTAATGCTTTGTGTTACTGCTTTTTTTGCAATGGCAGGTAGTGCTATTTTAGCACCGGTGTTGCCAGATATGGTAAAACCTCTGAATACAACATCCCATGAGATCGGGCTGATGATATCGGTATATACCATTTCAACAGCCATTTTCACATTGGCTATTGGACATTTTATAGACCGGGTGAAACGTAAGAGCATACTTGTCCCGTGCCTCATACTCTATGGCCTGATGGGACTTATCAGTTATTTTGTGGCTGATCTGCAAGCACTTCTTGTAATGAGGTTCATACAGGGAATAGGTGTCGCAGGAATGATGTCTTTGTCTATGCTCATCATTGGTGATGTGTACAAAGGCCATGATAGTTTACATGCAATGAGCAGGGTTAGTATGGCTATTGCCATTGGTACGGTATCTGCCCCTCTTATAGGTGGAGGACTGGCAATTCTGGGATGGAACTACCCATTCCTTTTCTATGCACTTGCACTACCATTCGCTGCCCTTGTAATATTATTCCTTCCGGAAACAAGCGTAAAGAAAGAAAACGATAGCCATAAAGGTATACTTAATGTACTTCCAGCACTCAGGGACCTGCGAATACTATATACAGTATTCCTGAGCTTTGCTGTTTTCTTCCTGTTATTTTCAGTGATCATCTACATGCCCTTTATGCTTAAGGCTGTGTTTGGTTATACAGCAAAGCAAGCAGGAATGACATTAGCTTTCCAGGGAATGGCCGTCATTCTAATGGCATCACGCGTAAAGGGCCTTGTCACTAAGTATTCGATGATGAAAGTCATTAGCACTGGTTTTGCAATTCTTGGACTTGCAATATTATCTATTTCGTTTGCAAATTCAATTATCGTGGTTCTTCTCTTAATGCTGGTGTTCGGAGCAGGTTACGGACTTGCCCAAACCACAATTGACGCACAGATAATTCATATATCCCCTTCTGAATCAAGAGGTGGCGTGTTATCCATACACAACACCATGAAGTATACTGGTCAGAGCCTTTCTCCCATAGTCCTCGGTATAATCCTGTTGCATTTTGACATTAACACGGTCTTTATGATATCAGGCATTCTGGGTTTGCTTATTGCTCTGACAACGTACCTAATGAAGAATATGTTTGAAAAAACAGGTGATGTGCATGTCAAAAATACAAAAACATCATTGCCGTATTCAGTCTGCCCTGAACCTTTAGATGATAGGTAG
- a CDS encoding mechanosensitive ion channel family protein, translating to MSGRANIAILFFTALVLILSYLNYFTDYATNYGTLVVKLIHASLIILLAYLLGAFLGNIIMERVHDTRDRYTLRKVSSIFITLLAVGSLLIVFFKETTTLIIAYGIFSAGIVITLQDVFRNFAGGIIILFSKSFRAGDRIQVDDCYGDVLDIAYFHTTLMEIREWVDGDQYSGRILNVPNSFVLNNTVKNYTRDFSFIWDEVTIMLAPESNWEKAKSNALETTNELIKDYVEHSKRELANMEQRYLLTSYDVDTKVFMQIEGDRIEMHLRYVVDPKKRRHVNDMIVRNLLEVFADESDILIGSISSIEVTKMPEIKTISYSGK from the coding sequence GTGAGTGGGAGAGCTAATATTGCCATCTTATTTTTTACTGCCCTTGTCCTGATACTTTCTTACTTGAATTACTTCACGGACTATGCCACAAATTATGGAACTCTGGTCGTAAAACTCATACATGCATCATTGATAATTCTGCTTGCATATTTGCTGGGTGCTTTTCTTGGAAATATCATAATGGAAAGAGTGCATGATACCAGAGACAGGTACACGCTCAGAAAAGTATCATCCATCTTCATTACCTTGCTCGCAGTGGGATCGTTATTAATCGTTTTTTTCAAGGAAACTACCACCCTTATAATTGCATATGGTATCTTCAGTGCAGGTATCGTTATCACGTTGCAGGATGTGTTTCGTAACTTTGCTGGCGGTATTATTATCCTGTTCTCAAAATCCTTTCGGGCAGGAGACAGAATACAGGTAGACGACTGCTATGGGGATGTGCTTGATATTGCATATTTCCACACGACCCTGATGGAGATAAGAGAATGGGTTGACGGGGACCAGTACTCAGGAAGGATACTCAACGTTCCGAACAGTTTTGTCCTGAACAATACAGTAAAGAACTACACAAGGGACTTCTCATTCATATGGGATGAAGTGACCATTATGCTGGCTCCAGAGAGTAACTGGGAGAAGGCAAAGTCAAATGCACTTGAAACCACTAATGAACTCATAAAAGATTACGTTGAACATTCAAAAAGAGAGCTTGCAAATATGGAACAGAGATACCTCTTGACATCCTATGATGTTGATACAAAGGTATTTATGCAGATCGAAGGAGACAGGATAGAGATGCATCTTCGTTATGTGGTTGATCCTAAAAAGCGAAGACACGTCAATGATATGATCGTCCGGAATCTTCTTGAGGTCTTTGCCGATGAATCGGATATCCTTATAGGAAGTATCTCAAGTATTGAAGTTACAAAAATGCCGGAAATTAAAACCATATCTTATTCCGGCAAATGA
- a CDS encoding tetratricopeptide repeat protein produces MSKRARDMAFRHFNKGVSLIEKGLHEDALENLKQAEEQAKGAESPQILVAVLQTYADLLYSHDQKEEALERYISASEILEENPKYMSPEQRASMFSNMATALEDSSRKEEARNKYKISAQIYRELIEKEPSNTSHVSNAVSTLNNMGALLAEMRENDDALRIFEEAFKLHEKTAESKKEDAEYQLKRITILENLLNIPIESATGLEEGRYGQLLEMYLEETRANNVVSLDVPTALQNFAHALENEGKHDAAFMKLQEALENISTHFDEDPESVNRKIAIKILRDMNRMLENEENSEILLEKYGSILEMSRKLLASMPSNTSYQLNVAFSLDIIGNLLKEAGRIEEAMQRIEESVDITLQVLESEHDDSSSLQAGVSIIEDMLALIELADDADTKLNLYSNLEEKIKTVSQESLELGLISAGICHEAGKILAEKSAYSEALEYFNRAISTYETVRHATGDDSKMNDVLENIAKTQLSLGLNDDALLSYMQLVKTEPFGKGYIDRINEILLEKEKKADSTGNVEILKKEYENILEIRTELLGLVPDENEKNVAGIRELQGKIADIMVAMGQTREALQAYEQLQEMDTKNTYLSKIVKLLERLKTSADQQPGAEGLEIFEFLLSKYNKLMEMNGNDVSILANRAAVIENIAYVLSEKGETEESGYMYNYALDAYAGLADLEPESVFPVERIAALHARIAELAASRNDSDEARSRYEMSLDTYRSLMNANPSNTEHQLDYAGVLDGVGSFFLSIGMHAEAKKSYENALKTFAGIMELEPENLTYRSNVTISLENLGYTLELMGRKEDASWMYENARKIKDGIE; encoded by the coding sequence ATGTCCAAAAGAGCAAGAGATATGGCATTCAGGCACTTCAATAAAGGAGTAAGCCTCATTGAGAAAGGACTGCATGAAGATGCACTTGAAAACCTGAAACAGGCTGAAGAGCAGGCAAAGGGAGCAGAATCGCCCCAGATACTGGTCGCAGTATTACAGACATATGCAGACCTTTTATATTCACACGATCAAAAAGAGGAAGCACTGGAAAGATACATTTCAGCTTCTGAGATCCTTGAAGAAAACCCGAAGTATATGTCCCCTGAACAAAGGGCAAGTATGTTCAGTAATATGGCAACAGCCCTTGAAGACTCGAGCAGGAAAGAAGAAGCCAGGAATAAATACAAGATATCTGCACAGATTTACAGGGAACTAATTGAAAAAGAGCCTTCAAACACATCCCATGTATCAAATGCAGTGTCAACTTTGAACAACATGGGTGCATTGCTTGCGGAAATGCGCGAGAACGACGATGCATTAAGAATATTTGAAGAAGCCTTCAAGCTCCATGAGAAAACAGCTGAGAGCAAAAAAGAAGATGCTGAATACCAGCTTAAGAGAATCACAATACTTGAGAACCTGCTGAATATACCCATCGAGAGTGCAACCGGACTGGAAGAAGGAAGGTACGGTCAATTACTGGAAATGTACCTTGAAGAAACACGTGCAAATAATGTTGTTTCTTTAGATGTGCCCACAGCGTTACAGAATTTTGCACATGCACTGGAGAATGAGGGTAAACATGATGCTGCATTCATGAAACTGCAAGAGGCACTGGAAAATATCTCTACGCACTTTGATGAAGACCCGGAATCCGTTAACAGGAAGATTGCTATAAAGATCCTGAGAGATATGAACAGGATGCTGGAAAATGAAGAAAACTCCGAAATTTTGCTGGAAAAATATGGGTCAATACTGGAAATGTCCCGAAAATTGCTGGCTTCCATGCCATCAAATACATCTTACCAGTTGAATGTAGCTTTCTCTCTTGACATTATTGGAAACCTGCTAAAAGAGGCAGGCAGAATTGAAGAAGCAATGCAAAGAATAGAAGAATCTGTGGATATTACATTGCAGGTTCTTGAAAGTGAACATGATGACAGTTCGAGTCTGCAGGCAGGAGTATCCATCATTGAAGATATGCTTGCACTTATAGAACTGGCAGACGATGCCGATACAAAACTGAATTTGTACAGCAACCTAGAAGAAAAGATAAAGACAGTGAGCCAGGAAAGCCTGGAACTTGGACTGATCAGTGCAGGAATATGCCATGAAGCTGGCAAAATACTTGCTGAAAAGAGTGCTTATTCAGAAGCACTTGAGTACTTCAACAGGGCTATTTCAACTTATGAAACTGTCAGACATGCAACTGGAGATGATTCCAAAATGAATGATGTTCTGGAAAATATAGCAAAAACACAGCTCAGTCTTGGACTGAATGATGATGCTTTGCTCAGTTATATGCAACTTGTGAAAACAGAACCCTTTGGCAAAGGATACATTGACAGGATTAATGAAATACTGCTTGAAAAAGAAAAGAAGGCAGATAGCACTGGAAATGTAGAGATCCTGAAAAAAGAGTATGAGAATATACTGGAGATCAGAACTGAACTACTGGGGCTTGTACCTGATGAGAATGAAAAGAATGTAGCAGGAATAAGGGAACTCCAGGGAAAGATAGCGGACATCATGGTTGCAATGGGGCAAACCAGAGAAGCACTTCAGGCATACGAACAACTTCAGGAAATGGATACCAAAAACACATACCTGTCTAAGATAGTCAAACTTCTTGAAAGACTCAAGACCTCAGCCGACCAGCAACCGGGAGCTGAGGGACTTGAAATATTCGAATTCTTGCTTTCAAAATACAACAAACTGATGGAAATGAATGGAAACGATGTTTCTATTCTTGCTAACCGTGCAGCTGTGATCGAGAATATTGCATATGTCCTTTCAGAAAAAGGAGAGACTGAAGAATCAGGCTACATGTACAACTATGCACTTGATGCATACGCAGGGCTGGCTGACCTGGAACCAGAAAGTGTTTTTCCGGTAGAAAGGATTGCAGCACTGCATGCAAGAATAGCAGAACTTGCAGCAAGCCGGAATGACAGTGATGAAGCAAGAAGCAGATATGAGATGTCTCTTGACACCTACAGGTCATTGATGAATGCAAATCCTTCAAACACAGAGCATCAGCTGGATTATGCAGGTGTTCTTGATGGCGTAGGTTCCTTTTTCCTTAGTATAGGAATGCATGCAGAAGCGAAGAAAAGTTATGAAAATGCCCTGAAGACCTTTGCAGGTATCATGGAGTTAGAACCTGAGAACCTTACATATCGTTCCAATGTGACCATTTCGCTTGAGAATCTCGGGTATACACTGGAACTTATGGGAAGAAAAGAAGATGCATCATGGATGTATGAAAATGCCAGAAAGATAAAAGATGGCATTGAATAA